TGATTCAGGGGGCTTAGATCTTAAGCCGGGCAAAGCTATGTTAACCATGAAGGAAGATATGGCAGGAGCAGCTACAGTATTAGGTATTCTGTCAGGAATAGCTGCTTTAGAGCTTCCCGTAAATGTTACTGCTATTGTTCCTGCTACAGAAAATGCTATAGACGCTGCTGCTTATAAGATGGGCGATGTCTATACAGGGATGTCAGGCTTATCCGTAGAGATTGGCAGTACGGATGCTGAAGGGCGTCTAATCCTCGCAGATGCAATCACTTATGCTTTAAAATATTGTAATCCTACACGCATTATTGATTTCGCTACATTAACAGGAGCGATGGTTGTCTCTTTAGGAGAGGATGTGGCTGGTTTCTTCTCTAATAACGATGTATTAGCTCAAGATCTTTCCGAAGCTTCTGCAGAAACTAGCGAAGCGCTATGGCGACTTCCTCTTGTTGAAAAATATAACAAAGCTTTGCATTCCGATATTGCTGATATGAAAAATATTGGTAGTAACCGTGCAGGGGCTATTACTGCAGCACTTTTCTTAAAACGTTTTCTTGAAGATCAACCGGTAGCTTGGGCACATTTAGACATTGCTGGTACTGCATATCGTGAAAAAGATGAAGATCTCTATCCAAAATATGCTTCTGGTTTTGGTGTTCGTTGTCTTATTTATTACATAGAAAAGTTTTTATCTAAGTAATTGTTTTTAAACTTCTTTTGATTTAGTAATGCGTATTTGTTTTTAAATTATTAAAAATAAATACGCGTTTTATTAAAGTTTTTTCAATTTCTTGCCGATAGATGGGATAAGTAATTACCTGTCTAATTAGGGGAAATGAAAATGTTGAGAGTACAAAAAAAGCGTAGCAGCAAGAAAACAGCTACCAAAGCTGTTCGTAAACCTGCTAAAAAAGCTGCTACTAGAAAGCCTGTTGCTAGAAAGACAGTTGCTAAGAAAACTACAGCTCGCAAAACAGTTAGAAAGGCTACAACAGCTCGCAAGACTGTAGCTAAGAAAACTACAGCTCGCAAAACAGTTAGAAAAGCTACAACAGCTCGTAAGACTGTAGCTAAGAAAACTGTAGCTAAGAAGCCTGCTGTTAGAAAAACTACAGCTCGCAAGCCAGCTGCTAGAAAAGCAATAGCAAAACCTGCTATCTCATGCCACAAGAATCATAGACACTCAGCTGCTTGCAAGCGTGTATGTTCTTCTTCAGCTAAAAGAAGATGTGGTTCTAAAAGTCGTGTTCGTACAGCTCATGGCTGGCGTCAACAATTAATGAAACTCGTTTCTCGTTAGAAACAGGTTTTGTTAGACGAGGGTGAACGGTAAGGCTTTATAAAAGTTTCTTACCGTTTTTTTTGCCTGTTATAGACTCCCTCTGTACAGTTAGATGAGTAAAGGGTATAGTAAATCTCTAGGCGTATCTGTGCTAGGAGGTTCAGGAGATGCAAGAGCATACGTGCTTCCAAGATTTTTCCAAATTCTACAAGGAAAAGGCTCCTGCTCTTACGGTCATCGGCTCAAATTCTGAAGAAGATAAGAGTGTCTGCATGGAGCTTCTTGTTTCTGGGAAAACTCAGGAATTTGATGCTTCAGGGTTGACAATCAGCGATTTATCAAAGTGGACTGAATCTTATGGATTATTTGCCTCTAAAGAGGTGATTTCTATTTTCCAGGCTGAGAAGCTATCGCAGCAAACTCGAGATTTTCTTATTCGCTATGCGAGAAATCCCCGCCCCCACCTTATTGTATTTTTATTCACTACGAAACAATCGTGTTTTCAATCTTTACGTAAAGAACTCTCTTCCGCAGCTTTTTTATCGTTATTTGGTGAGTGGCAGTCGGATAGAGAGAAGCGCATGACCGTTCTTCTCTCTCAAAGAGCTGCACTTTTAGGGGTGACATGTTCTTTAGCTTTAGCCTCGGCATTTATTAAGAAATTTCCTCTAGGGGAGATGCATAACCTTATAGGAGAATTTCATAAGTTGTTGTGTTGCATAGGGAAAAAGCAAGCGCTAGAGTATAGCGATATTGAAAGCTTTGTAGTGAAAAAGGAACAAGTATCCTTATGGAAATTACGCGATGCTATTTTACAGAGGAATACTGCAGAAAGTCAGGCATTACTACGGGCTTTGCTTCTCGAACATGGAGAAGATCCTCTAGGATTGATAGCTTTTCTTCGAGGTCAGTGCTTATATGGTCTACGTAGTTTAGAAAAAGAAACAGCAGATAGGAAACATCGGTTTTTCATTGCCTATGGAAAAGAACGCCTCCATCAAGCGTTGAGTCATTTATTTTATGCCGAGAGTATTATAAAGAATAATGTCCAAGACTCTATAATAGCTGTTGAAACTTTGCTGATTAGGATGACAAATTCATGACTTTGTATATTTTCCCCAATACTTTAGGTAATCGACGTGTGGACCTTCTGCCTGCGGTTATCGGAGAGATTATCCCTAAACTCCAAGGTTTAATAGCGGAGAGTGATCGCGGGGGACGTGCTTTTCTTAGTCTCTGGAAAGTTCAAGAAACACATAAATTTCCCATTGCGGTGTTAAATAAAAATGATCGTTCTATAAAAGCTTGGGATTTTTACCTTGAGCCTATTATAAAAAAGCAGGAGAACTGGGGACTAGTCTCTGATTCTGGACTTCCTTGTATTGCAGATCCTGGAGCAGGACTCGTGCGTCGTGCTCGTGCTCTTAACCTTCCCATTCAGGCATTTTCAGGTCCATGTTCTATAACATTAGCGTTAATGCTGTCGGGATTGCCTGGACAGAATTTTACTTTTTTAGGGTACCTTCCGCAAAATCCCAAGGATAGGGAACGTTGTATAAAGAGTAGCTCAGGGAAACAACATACACAAATATGTATTGAAACGCCGTACCGTAATGTACATACATTTCAAGCGTTATTGGAAACTCTACCGGGATATGCTGAGCTATGTGTAGGTGTAGACATTACCGGAGATCAAGAGTTTGTTTCTACAAGATCTGTAGATGCTTGGTTGCGATCTGCAGATCTTGATAAGGTAACGAAACAAATCACAAAGATACCGGCAATTTTTTTATTTCACACTCCAAGATAATCTCTTGTGAGAGAAACCTTTATGTTAAAGGTTTCTCATGAATATCCCGGGAGTCCCTATTGCTGCAGCAAGAGCCTTTTGAGCAGCAGCGTTCAACAACAACAGGTTGTTTCACAGAAGTATTTTCAGCTTCTTTAGCAAGTTGTGCGTAATGGTCTTTTAATTTGCGCATTTTATGACAAAGAATAAAAGGTTCTATTGCTGACCAAATAAATAAGACGATGATAGATATTCGGGTCAATAGCTCTGCCAATAGCAGTATCCAAGAGAGCTCTCTTAAGGCGATATATGTTTCCTTAGAGGCTCAAGGAGGCAGAATAAGATTGTGGAGACAATAGTAATAACAACAGTGAAGTATACTAAATTCTTGTACTTTTTAAAATGCTTCTTAGGAGCTAAGGGCTCATTTTTAAATAGGAGTCTATAAAAAATGAATACAGGGATCGTTAGTGTTATGACGAATAAAATTAAAATTAAAGTGTCCATTGATATTTGTGGCTCAGCACTCTCCTTGTTTTTCGATCAACATACCTTAACTTTTCCCTTCTAAATTCGTCGATATTTTTATTATTGAATTAAGTTTTTATATTTAAAAAAATTTATTTTGTTCTATTTATTTGTTTTAAAATTGATCAATATAAGTTTTATAAATTAAAAAATGAAAAATACAAATAAAGATATAAAAGCGCAAAATTCTGGAAGAACCATCCCTGAAGACAAGATACAATTCTCCTGTGATGATGGTGTTGGGAATGCTATGCGTAAACCTTGGAACGTTTCTAATCAAAAAGTTACAAATATAGCTCGTGGATCTGGAACTCCTCCTACTGGCAGTATCGCTGTAAAAAGTGATCTTAGTGATTATCTTGAAAAGGGAGGTGTTACTACAAGAGGGGTCTTTCTAAGGACGACAGGGGGATTGATGATTGGGGACATTGACATGACATCCTCTTGTACTGTCGTGGGTCTACCTACATCATATAAAACTGCTACTGTGAATGAGAATGACATGGCTTCAGTAGGTATGGTCTCGGAAGATATAGGTTCTCTTGCTAATAAGGTAACCGAGCTTATTGATCGTATCAACCAGCTTTCATCAACAAATGGCTTGGATAAAATTATAAAAGATTTAGGAACGCCATCTAACAACAATGTTACAAAACCCACCGAATCCAAATGGTTAGTGCGTGCTGGAGGAAGCCCTATGCAGGGAGATCTTGGATTTAAAAAAAACAGCCAAAGTTCTCCTACGGATTCAGATCCTACCATTACAAATCTTGCAATCACAGGTTCTGTAGCCTCGCCAATAACTAAAACAGCACCCAAACCTAAACCAAAAAAAACAGCTCCTAAAAAAAGTTCTACAACAACAGGTTCCACAGCAGGTTCTACAACCAAGGCGCTTACGGCATTGGGGGCTATTTCTACAGCAACTACACAAGAAAACCTTCACAGAATTGTTGCTGTAAATGACCTTAAAGAAACTTTAGAGGCAATAAAAACGAAAAATACTACCTATCCAAATTGGACAGGAATGGATGTGCCGTTTGTTTGTTTAAAGCAAGGTACGAGCACGACATCTTCTATAGATTATGAAAAATCTGACAATGCGGATAAATATATAAAAACAGTAAGTGAAACCAGCGTTACATTATTGCGTAGAGGTATTTATTGCGTATCTTGTATCTATGATTTCACTCAACCAACGCCTCCCACTCCACCATCCGGATCTTCTACATCGGCTACAGAGGTTAGCTGTGCATTATCTCTTACTCCTAAAAATGGCACGAAAACAGAGCGTTATAAAATAACAGGTAAGTCGGACACGACATTGATAGGAAGGGCTTATATTTTTGTTGAGGGGGATCAAGCATCGATAGAAACAATACTAAGTTTTGATGTCACACCTACTCCAACAATTGAGAAACGAACATGGACAGTATCTTTTGTAGGTGCTGCTTATTAAATTATGGAATAATAAGGCTAAGAATAAACTTAGCCTTATTTTAAGAATCTA
The Chlamydia caviae GPIC genome window above contains:
- a CDS encoding histone H1-like repetitive region-containing protein yields the protein MLRVQKKRSSKKTATKAVRKPAKKAATRKPVARKTVAKKTTARKTVRKATTARKTVAKKTTARKTVRKATTARKTVAKKTVAKKPAVRKTTARKPAARKAIAKPAISCHKNHRHSAACKRVCSSSAKRRCGSKSRVRTAHGWRQQLMKLVSR
- a CDS encoding DNA polymerase III subunit delta produces the protein MQEHTCFQDFSKFYKEKAPALTVIGSNSEEDKSVCMELLVSGKTQEFDASGLTISDLSKWTESYGLFASKEVISIFQAEKLSQQTRDFLIRYARNPRPHLIVFLFTTKQSCFQSLRKELSSAAFLSLFGEWQSDREKRMTVLLSQRAALLGVTCSLALASAFIKKFPLGEMHNLIGEFHKLLCCIGKKQALEYSDIESFVVKKEQVSLWKLRDAILQRNTAESQALLRALLLEHGEDPLGLIAFLRGQCLYGLRSLEKETADRKHRFFIAYGKERLHQALSHLFYAESIIKNNVQDSIIAVETLLIRMTNS
- a CDS encoding SAM-dependent methyltransferase, coding for MTLYIFPNTLGNRRVDLLPAVIGEIIPKLQGLIAESDRGGRAFLSLWKVQETHKFPIAVLNKNDRSIKAWDFYLEPIIKKQENWGLVSDSGLPCIADPGAGLVRRARALNLPIQAFSGPCSITLALMLSGLPGQNFTFLGYLPQNPKDRERCIKSSSGKQHTQICIETPYRNVHTFQALLETLPGYAELCVGVDITGDQEFVSTRSVDAWLRSADLDKVTKQITKIPAIFLFHTPR